A section of the Pseudanabaena mucicola str. Chao 1806 genome encodes:
- a CDS encoding aldehyde dehydrogenase family protein: MSPEDLTGFIYKSHAAALQLAQIPIKERDSLLLELAEVIKKHKNAILEANTLDLESSRDMAVPEIVLEWLKLTPERLNHAIECLRQLSGLPDPLTLHVGINGYQRIPLGVVAFVYEGFPQLGLIAAGMCLKVGNTIILKGGNEGTYTQEAIAAIAKDVLLSRGFPEACMTSVPKGVALKELIVQEKYLRLVIPYGRPSFVQQVSKQATVSALPISMGNCYLYLSASGSLDFAKEIILNSRKGEPDAVNAIEKVVVHQSWLDRGLGEWIVRLQKQGLVVRGCAWTTTYFRHFLEENHSDETDKPSKAMIDKAIELEDVWGQSYLDETIAIKVVQDTEEAIAWINQYSSGHADVLLTDSLSERDRFVSRINSSTIFVNAHSRFSRCAKIGDNGNVKIALGMSSLKTRGASRYPGMIDIYALTTTKQVLTSSWSLR, encoded by the coding sequence ATGTCACCAGAAGACCTTACAGGCTTCATTTATAAATCCCATGCTGCCGCACTACAACTCGCACAAATCCCTATAAAAGAACGCGATAGTTTATTGTTAGAGCTTGCTGAAGTAATTAAAAAGCATAAAAATGCAATTTTAGAAGCAAATACCTTGGATTTAGAATCTAGCCGAGATATGGCAGTACCTGAGATCGTCCTTGAGTGGCTCAAACTAACTCCTGAAAGACTGAATCACGCGATCGAATGTTTGAGGCAGCTTTCTGGCTTGCCTGATCCCCTGACCCTGCATGTGGGAATCAATGGTTATCAACGCATCCCCTTAGGTGTAGTTGCTTTTGTGTATGAAGGATTTCCCCAATTGGGATTGATTGCGGCAGGCATGTGCCTCAAGGTTGGTAACACAATCATTCTCAAGGGTGGCAATGAAGGTACATATACTCAAGAAGCGATCGCAGCGATCGCAAAAGATGTCCTCCTCTCTAGGGGATTTCCTGAAGCATGTATGACCTCTGTACCTAAAGGGGTTGCTCTGAAAGAGCTAATTGTTCAAGAAAAATATTTGCGGTTAGTTATTCCCTATGGTCGCCCCAGTTTTGTACAACAGGTGAGTAAGCAAGCCACCGTTTCTGCCTTACCGATCTCGATGGGTAATTGTTATCTATATTTATCGGCTTCAGGCAGTCTCGACTTTGCTAAGGAAATTATTTTAAATAGTCGCAAAGGTGAGCCTGATGCTGTAAATGCGATCGAAAAAGTAGTTGTGCATCAATCATGGCTAGATCGAGGTTTAGGCGAGTGGATTGTTCGTCTTCAAAAGCAAGGTTTGGTAGTAAGGGGCTGTGCATGGACTACAACTTATTTTCGTCATTTCCTTGAGGAGAACCATAGTGATGAAACAGATAAACCTAGTAAAGCAATGATTGATAAGGCAATTGAGCTTGAAGATGTGTGGGGACAATCATATTTAGATGAAACCATCGCCATTAAAGTGGTGCAGGATACGGAAGAGGCGATCGCCTGGATCAATCAATATAGTAGTGGTCATGCGGATGTGTTACTAACCGACTCCCTATCTGAACGAGATCGCTTTGTGAGTCGCATCAATAGCAGCACCATCTTTGTCAATGCCCATAGCCGTTTTAGTCGATGTGCCAAAATTGGCGACAATGGCAATGTCAAAATTGCTTTAGGTATGTCTAGCTTAAAAACGCGAGGAGCATCCAGATATCCAGGGATGATCGATATATATGCTTTGACAACAACAAAGCAAGTGTTAACTAGTTCTTGGTCACTTAGATAG
- a CDS encoding ABC transporter ATP-binding protein: MSETVIRVENLSKKYIIGHERERYTALRDVIANGIKSIGKRFSKQEYIDPNIEEFWALKDISFEIKQGDRVGIIGRNGAGKSTLLKILSRITEPTTGKISIKGRVASLLEVGTGFHPELTGRENIYLNGAILGMDRTEIKRKFDEIVTFAEIEKFLDTPVKRYSSGMYVRLAFAVAAHLEPEILIVDEVLAVGDAQFQKKCLGKMEDVGKEGRTVLFVSHNMTAIRTLCSTAMLLKTGKLVSIGSSLSCLKIHEAENIKNQGSVWKRSEKYQNGSLVITQITIDLIGKQPNLELEIELHLKSLDSHKPAFLAIDILDSTGAAIMQAIPCYDDLIYYKRTLHLLRINIHLPPLIPGKYLVSAWVGSHNDETIDWIKEAVLFEINESPILNRSYPYSIDHGYIIPISSCIKLKY; encoded by the coding sequence ATGTCCGAAACTGTAATTAGAGTAGAGAATCTAAGTAAAAAATATATAATTGGTCACGAGAGAGAAAGATATACAGCTCTAAGAGATGTTATCGCTAATGGCATAAAATCAATAGGTAAAAGATTTTCTAAGCAGGAATATATTGATCCAAATATCGAAGAATTTTGGGCACTTAAAGATATCTCTTTTGAAATTAAACAAGGCGATCGCGTTGGCATCATCGGACGCAATGGCGCAGGCAAATCAACATTATTAAAAATTCTTAGCCGCATCACTGAACCCACTACTGGCAAAATTTCAATTAAAGGGAGAGTCGCCAGTCTTCTAGAAGTAGGTACAGGATTCCATCCAGAACTTACAGGCAGAGAAAACATCTATCTCAATGGTGCAATCCTAGGCATGGATCGCACTGAGATAAAGAGGAAATTTGATGAAATAGTGACCTTTGCAGAAATCGAGAAATTCTTAGATACTCCCGTCAAACGTTATTCTTCAGGAATGTACGTGCGCCTAGCCTTTGCCGTAGCCGCCCACCTAGAACCAGAGATTTTAATAGTTGATGAAGTCCTAGCCGTAGGTGATGCCCAGTTTCAGAAAAAATGTTTAGGAAAGATGGAAGATGTTGGTAAAGAAGGAAGGACAGTCTTATTTGTTAGTCATAACATGACTGCGATTCGGACGCTATGTTCAACTGCAATGCTATTAAAAACTGGGAAATTAGTCAGTATTGGTAGTTCTTTAAGCTGTTTGAAAATTCATGAAGCTGAAAATATAAAAAATCAAGGCTCTGTTTGGAAGAGATCAGAAAAATATCAAAATGGTAGTTTAGTAATTACTCAAATCACTATTGATCTAATAGGGAAACAGCCAAATCTAGAACTAGAAATAGAGTTGCATCTTAAATCACTAGATAGTCATAAGCCAGCATTTTTAGCAATTGATATTTTGGATTCTACTGGTGCAGCTATCATGCAGGCGATTCCTTGCTATGATGATCTAATATATTATAAAAGAACACTTCATTTATTAAGAATAAATATTCATCTGCCTCCACTTATTCCAGGGAAATACTTGGTTTCTGCTTGGGTTGGAAGTCATAATGATGAAACAATAGATTGGATCAAAGAAGCTGTGTTGTTTGAGATTAATGAATCACCAATTCTTAATAGAAGCTATCCTTATAGTATTGATCATGGATATATAATTCCTATATCTTCCTGTATTAAGCTTAAATACTAA
- a CDS encoding TylF/MycF/NovP-related O-methyltransferase: protein MIPESIYISNLVLAKKIIDLDGCVVECGVWRGGMIGGLADILGDTRFYHLFDSFEGLPKAQEIDGQSALDWQNNIDGAMYFDNCYAPKEYAKEAMSISCAKKYTFGEGWFEETLPNFRPDTPIALLRLDADWYKSTKTCLDNLFDLVKEGGLIILDDYYTWDGCSKALHDFLSEKSCSERIESFNKVCFIIKKS from the coding sequence ATGATTCCTGAGTCAATTTATATTAGCAACTTAGTTTTAGCTAAGAAAATAATTGATCTAGATGGATGTGTTGTTGAGTGTGGTGTCTGGCGAGGAGGTATGATCGGCGGTCTTGCAGATATATTAGGAGATACGAGATTCTATCATTTATTTGATAGTTTTGAAGGACTTCCTAAGGCTCAAGAAATCGATGGTCAATCAGCCCTTGACTGGCAGAATAATATTGATGGTGCAATGTATTTTGACAATTGTTATGCCCCTAAAGAATACGCAAAAGAGGCAATGTCGATTTCCTGTGCAAAGAAATATACTTTTGGTGAGGGCTGGTTTGAAGAGACACTACCTAATTTTAGACCAGATACTCCAATCGCTCTGCTTCGTCTTGACGCTGACTGGTATAAGTCAACAAAAACCTGCTTAGATAATCTTTTTGATTTGGTAAAAGAAGGAGGTTTAATAATTTTGGATGACTATTATACTTGGGATGGCTGCAGCAAAGCCCTTCATGACTTTTTAAGTGAGAAATCTTGTTCAGAGAGAATTGAATCATTCAATAAGGTCTGCTTTATTATCAAAAAATCATGA
- a CDS encoding class I SAM-dependent methyltransferase, which produces MSIINYSHSGNMHLIDAPSVIFPIINELYRPKNILDVGCGIGTWLKTVSDHGIEDYLGIDGIEVGVNEFLVSKEKFKKYDLTHHWDLGRKFDLLLCLEVAEHLPSDLASDFVQSLTNHSDIIIFSAACPNQPGQGHINCQWIDYWQDLFNKHRYACFDEIRPLVWNKDFPEWWYKQNIFVAKKDEINAGKETKLMSIIYPDLYIETFKSLHKLLEGNAGFKTYLKIFLKKIKNRFY; this is translated from the coding sequence ATGAGTATTATCAACTACAGTCACTCAGGAAATATGCATCTTATAGATGCGCCTTCCGTAATATTCCCAATTATTAATGAATTGTATAGACCAAAGAATATATTAGATGTTGGTTGTGGAATAGGGACATGGCTAAAGACAGTTTCTGATCATGGAATTGAAGACTATCTTGGAATTGATGGGATAGAAGTAGGTGTAAATGAGTTTCTTGTTTCTAAAGAAAAATTTAAAAAATATGATCTGACACACCATTGGGATCTTGGAAGAAAATTTGATTTGCTGTTATGCCTTGAAGTAGCAGAACATTTGCCAAGTGATTTAGCTTCTGATTTTGTTCAGTCTCTTACAAATCATTCTGACATAATAATATTTTCGGCAGCATGTCCAAATCAACCTGGGCAAGGACATATTAATTGCCAATGGATTGATTATTGGCAAGACTTATTTAATAAGCATAGATATGCTTGTTTTGATGAAATTAGACCTTTAGTTTGGAATAAAGATTTCCCTGAATGGTGGTATAAGCAAAATATTTTCGTTGCTAAAAAGGATGAAATAAATGCTGGCAAGGAAACCAAATTGATGTCTATAATCTATCCTGATTTGTATATTGAAACATTTAAATCATTACATAAACTTTTGGAAGGAAATGCTGGTTTTAAAACATATTTGAAAATATTTTTGAAGAAAATTAAAAATAGATTCTATTGA
- a CDS encoding glycosyltransferase, which translates to MNSSILISVIICTYNPRLDYLNRALQALDAQTLSKEMWELLLIDNASEKILSSEINLKWHLNSRHIREEKLGLTPARLRGIEEAKSDILVFVDDDNVVESNYLEECLNIFNNYPYLGAIGGTVVAETETPVEEWQKPYLSFLTVREIKKPIWGNVSFNDQNLPYGAGMCIRRKVALHYRNLVKYDPVRILLDRKGTLLSSGGDSDLSLTSYDCNYGTGLFPSLRLTHLIPVKRLTEEYLLRLKREGGASGYILDYIRHGKTPQVIQKNLITRLIEQLRLIRLSHIERKMRQAENEAVILAIEEIKKIQIGKGYNVN; encoded by the coding sequence ATGAATTCCTCTATTTTAATTAGCGTTATTATTTGTACATATAATCCGCGTCTTGATTATTTGAATCGAGCATTGCAAGCTCTTGATGCTCAAACTTTATCTAAAGAAATGTGGGAGTTACTATTGATTGATAATGCTAGTGAAAAGATCCTCTCAAGTGAAATAAATCTAAAATGGCATTTAAATTCTCGTCATATTAGAGAAGAAAAACTAGGATTAACTCCTGCTAGATTAAGAGGCATTGAAGAAGCTAAATCAGATATTTTGGTTTTTGTTGATGATGATAATGTTGTAGAGTCTAATTATCTTGAAGAATGTTTAAATATTTTTAATAATTATCCTTATCTTGGCGCGATAGGAGGTACTGTAGTTGCAGAAACAGAGACTCCTGTCGAAGAATGGCAGAAGCCATACTTATCTTTTCTTACGGTAAGAGAAATCAAGAAGCCAATTTGGGGAAATGTATCATTCAATGATCAAAATTTGCCTTATGGTGCTGGAATGTGTATTCGACGAAAAGTAGCTTTACACTACAGAAATTTGGTAAAATACGATCCAGTTAGAATTTTGCTTGATCGTAAGGGAACCTTATTATCAAGTGGTGGAGATTCAGACTTATCTCTCACCTCATATGATTGTAATTACGGCACTGGTCTTTTCCCATCACTTAGGTTGACACATCTGATACCTGTCAAACGTTTGACAGAAGAATATCTATTGCGTTTAAAACGTGAAGGCGGAGCTTCAGGTTATATACTTGACTACATCCGTCATGGTAAGACTCCCCAAGTTATCCAAAAAAATTTAATTACTCGCCTTATTGAGCAATTGCGTTTAATACGACTTTCTCATATAGAAAGAAAGATGAGGCAAGCTGAGAATGAGGCAGTCATTTTAGCCATAGAAGAAATTAAAAAAATTCAGATTGGTAAAGGTTACAATGTTAACTAG
- a CDS encoding capsular polysaccharide synthesis protein, with product MDNRVIQSLWIGDSLSTIERLSISSFLKNGHQFHLYTYDTVNNVPEGTLIIDAREICEFDNSIKINTGFGQGSYAPFSDYFRFQLLAQRGGWWVDLDVVCLKSFQNLPDALIATSFEIPEGDIPNCNVLSFPTNHWFPKECIKRWEKDFNENFHYAFGVEIVKSLVAESIANELLVPHYIFNPVSWRHVRYLIQKPEPVWKPMGLKRLLGLREPIGKISSNSRAIHLWNEGWRQAGYDKDANYSEDSIFEVLKRRYL from the coding sequence ATGGATAATAGAGTAATACAATCACTATGGATTGGAGATAGCTTATCAACCATTGAGAGACTCTCAATTTCTTCATTCCTAAAAAATGGACATCAATTTCACTTATATACATATGACACTGTAAATAATGTTCCAGAGGGGACTCTAATTATTGATGCTAGAGAAATTTGTGAGTTTGATAATTCAATTAAAATTAATACAGGATTTGGGCAAGGTTCATATGCTCCATTTTCTGATTATTTCCGATTTCAGCTTCTTGCTCAAAGAGGTGGATGGTGGGTTGATTTAGATGTTGTTTGCCTTAAATCATTTCAAAATCTTCCTGATGCACTAATTGCTACTAGTTTTGAGATACCAGAAGGTGACATACCTAATTGTAATGTATTATCTTTTCCTACAAATCACTGGTTTCCCAAAGAGTGCATTAAACGATGGGAAAAGGATTTTAATGAAAATTTTCACTATGCCTTTGGTGTCGAGATAGTTAAATCTTTAGTTGCTGAAAGTATAGCTAATGAATTGCTTGTTCCTCATTATATATTTAATCCTGTAAGTTGGCGACATGTGCGCTACTTAATTCAAAAACCTGAACCAGTTTGGAAACCCATGGGATTAAAAAGATTATTAGGATTAAGAGAACCTATCGGCAAAATTTCTAGCAACTCTAGAGCTATTCATCTTTGGAATGAAGGATGGCGACAAGCAGGGTATGATAAAGACGCAAACTATTCAGAAGATTCAATTTTTGAGGTTTTGAAACGGCGTTATTTATAA
- a CDS encoding glycosyltransferase family 4 protein → MKLLFLIPEYPPHFGGGIATFYRDILPEIVNQGCQVDVLVGSAFTSTLPSYKSGGVNVDFLSQDLVQFYRDQFNYYQPFPELQKHLAAAWAMWQQTNRGKGYDLVEMTDWGLLFVPWIVKQDSSPSILVRLHGSIGQIDYYDPKLDSLMQGHLIRLLEAALLSIAEELSSYSITNVRYWQNITNRSVSYILPPLPCTSSTQSTNLGTNGLVVGRIQYWKGVSVLCEALKQMGNQSPIIDWIGRDTAYGNSQTSMSDYLSLHYPDIWGKKIKPIGTFSPDKICQFQANAKFIIVPSIWDVFNFTCIEGMYHGKVVLCSDNAGASELITNGVNGLTFQGNNSNSLVEALNTLISWNDRQLEDVGRNARETVTKLLDCSLVAKQYIEFYQSLIERKKRYIKPNQWLIDAVSPREKLEKPLSFLDNFPLKDLSRYTTDRFIKKIVSKFL, encoded by the coding sequence ATGAAGCTTTTATTTCTCATACCTGAATATCCCCCTCATTTTGGAGGAGGAATTGCTACTTTTTATAGAGATATACTTCCAGAAATTGTTAATCAAGGTTGTCAGGTTGATGTTTTAGTGGGAAGTGCTTTTACGTCAACTCTTCCTAGTTATAAAAGTGGTGGAGTTAATGTTGATTTCCTGAGTCAAGATTTAGTCCAATTTTATCGTGATCAGTTCAATTACTATCAACCATTTCCTGAGCTACAAAAACACCTAGCTGCCGCATGGGCGATGTGGCAACAAACCAATAGAGGCAAGGGTTATGATCTAGTAGAAATGACAGACTGGGGGCTTTTATTTGTTCCTTGGATCGTTAAGCAAGATAGCAGTCCTTCAATTCTTGTACGTCTTCACGGTAGCATCGGGCAAATAGATTATTACGATCCAAAGCTTGATAGTTTAATGCAAGGTCATTTAATTCGCTTATTAGAGGCAGCTTTACTCTCTATTGCTGAGGAATTAAGCTCTTATAGTATAACAAATGTTCGATACTGGCAAAATATAACTAATCGCTCTGTTAGCTATATTTTACCTCCATTACCTTGCACTTCCAGTACGCAATCTACTAACCTTGGCACTAATGGTTTAGTAGTAGGACGAATTCAGTATTGGAAAGGAGTAAGTGTTCTTTGTGAAGCCCTAAAGCAAATGGGTAATCAATCTCCCATCATTGATTGGATTGGTAGAGACACAGCCTATGGAAATTCTCAAACTTCCATGTCTGATTATCTATCTCTGCATTATCCAGACATATGGGGAAAGAAAATTAAACCTATAGGAACTTTTTCTCCAGATAAAATCTGTCAGTTTCAAGCTAATGCAAAATTTATTATTGTTCCTTCTATATGGGATGTATTTAATTTTACTTGTATAGAAGGAATGTACCATGGTAAAGTTGTATTATGTTCTGATAATGCTGGAGCATCTGAGTTAATTACTAATGGGGTTAATGGTTTAACCTTTCAAGGAAATAACTCTAATAGTTTAGTTGAGGCGTTAAATACATTAATTTCTTGGAATGATCGTCAGTTAGAAGATGTGGGACGAAATGCAAGAGAAACTGTTACTAAATTACTTGATTGCTCTTTAGTTGCTAAACAATATATTGAGTTTTATCAAAGCTTAATCGAGAGAAAAAAAAGATATATAAAGCCTAATCAATGGTTAATTGATGCAGTTTCTCCTAGAGAGAAATTAGAGAAACCACTGAGTTTTTTGGATAATTTCCCGTTGAAAGATTTGTCTAGATACACAACAGATAGATTTATAAAAAAAATAGTTAGCAAATTCCTATGA
- a CDS encoding glycosyltransferase family 2 protein yields MINISLALCIPAYNAASFLPRLLKSALSQTVSFDEIWVYDDCSTDETRQIAINYGAMVIRGDINRGCSYGKNVLAKTTNCDWIHFHDADDALYPNFVEQAHKWMELENHPDIILFDYEWRRDDSGELISIREFDDNELRRDAISYAIREQINPFCGLYLRSAYLRAGGYDTDPLVLYNEDVAFHCRMAIAGLKFAADPTITVINYYRSNSMSSANQLKCIKAKFHVMRKVAEALKGNYTEEITQNLWGIAGNAAAYLDWQTADRCLQLALSLHNKPPKKLRFLFRLLSSYNPYLAIRLREWLIRILKPQLRSNFLN; encoded by the coding sequence ATGATAAATATTTCTTTAGCATTATGTATTCCAGCCTATAATGCTGCTTCTTTTCTTCCTCGTTTATTAAAATCTGCTTTATCTCAAACGGTCTCTTTTGATGAAATTTGGGTTTACGATGATTGTAGTACTGATGAAACTAGACAAATTGCAATAAATTATGGAGCAATGGTTATTAGAGGTGATATTAATCGAGGCTGTTCTTATGGGAAGAATGTATTAGCAAAAACAACAAATTGTGACTGGATCCATTTCCATGATGCTGATGATGCCTTATATCCGAATTTTGTAGAACAAGCTCATAAATGGATGGAATTAGAGAATCATCCAGATATTATTTTGTTTGATTATGAATGGCGAAGAGATGATTCTGGGGAGCTAATTAGTATTCGAGAATTTGATGATAATGAATTAAGAAGAGACGCTATATCGTATGCAATTCGAGAACAAATCAATCCTTTTTGTGGTTTGTATCTTCGTTCTGCATATTTACGTGCAGGGGGGTATGATACTGATCCTTTAGTCCTTTACAACGAGGATGTGGCATTTCATTGTCGGATGGCGATCGCTGGCTTAAAGTTTGCAGCCGACCCAACTATCACAGTTATTAATTACTACCGCTCAAATTCCATGTCTTCTGCTAATCAACTTAAATGTATAAAAGCTAAATTTCATGTTATGCGAAAGGTAGCTGAAGCCCTTAAAGGTAACTATACTGAAGAAATCACTCAAAATCTTTGGGGGATCGCTGGTAATGCGGCTGCCTATTTGGATTGGCAGACGGCTGATAGATGTTTGCAACTAGCTTTATCTCTTCATAATAAACCTCCAAAAAAATTAAGATTTTTGTTCCGATTATTATCTAGCTATAATCCTTATTTAGCAATTCGCTTAAGAGAATGGTTAATTAGGATTTTGAAACCACAACTTCGTAGTAATTTTTTAAATTAA
- a CDS encoding glycosyltransferase family 2 protein, translating into MQPLVSVLIPAYNAELYIAETLDSAIAQTWQNKEIIVVDDGSRDSTFAIAKTYESKKIKVICQGKNLGQTAALNRGLAEAQGDFIQYLDADDILEPQKIEVQVNRLLKEASGTLAIAPWARFYKNDMSTAKFVPNKDWKDYDDVIAWLVDCWTGNGTMPPSSWLYPREIIDVTGLWHESLTLNNDMEYFTRAVLSSNRLVFCPEARWYYRSGNPSLSGQRFQKALWSQYEVIRLSTERLLSVENSDRTRLASAYYWQYFIFMAYPQVPDLIKYATQKVVDLGGCHLKPEGGNLFKMIRDLFGWKIAIHLQRIYYKYRYPAK; encoded by the coding sequence ATGCAACCACTAGTTTCTGTTTTAATTCCAGCCTACAATGCTGAGCTATACATAGCAGAAACATTGGATTCGGCAATAGCCCAAACTTGGCAGAATAAAGAAATTATCGTTGTTGATGATGGTTCTAGAGATAGTACTTTTGCGATCGCTAAAACATACGAATCAAAAAAAATAAAGGTAATCTGTCAAGGCAAAAACTTAGGTCAAACTGCTGCACTAAATCGTGGTTTGGCAGAGGCTCAGGGAGATTTTATTCAATATCTTGATGCAGATGATATTTTAGAACCTCAAAAAATTGAAGTTCAAGTTAATCGTCTACTAAAAGAGGCATCGGGTACATTAGCGATCGCACCTTGGGCAAGATTTTATAAAAATGATATGTCAACAGCAAAATTTGTGCCTAATAAGGACTGGAAAGATTATGACGATGTCATAGCTTGGTTAGTAGATTGCTGGACAGGAAATGGCACAATGCCTCCAAGTTCTTGGTTATATCCGCGAGAGATTATTGATGTTACTGGGTTATGGCATGAATCGTTAACTCTTAATAATGACATGGAGTATTTTACAAGAGCCGTACTTTCTAGCAACCGATTAGTATTTTGTCCAGAAGCTAGATGGTACTATCGTTCTGGAAATCCTAGCCTTAGTGGGCAACGCTTTCAAAAAGCGTTATGGTCGCAGTATGAAGTTATTCGACTTAGCACAGAAAGATTATTGTCTGTAGAAAATAGCGATCGCACTCGTTTGGCATCGGCATACTATTGGCAATATTTTATTTTTATGGCATATCCTCAAGTTCCAGATTTAATAAAATACGCGACTCAGAAAGTTGTTGATTTAGGGGGATGCCATTTAAAGCCTGAAGGGGGAAATCTATTTAAGATGATTCGTGATCTTTTCGGATGGAAGATCGCTATACATTTACAAAGGATTTACTATAAATACCGTTATCCAGCTAAATAA